In Tursiops truncatus isolate mTurTru1 chromosome 9, mTurTru1.mat.Y, whole genome shotgun sequence, a single genomic region encodes these proteins:
- the INSIG1 gene encoding insulin-induced gene 1 protein isoform X2 has protein sequence MPRLDDHPWSGPCAKGAKHRSHLRASARGLEAKVGEMITSSVSGPSPLVAHSARDADPAHGPGSAAVGGHGSSGHITSWHHHLVQRSLVLFSVGVVLALVLNLLQVQRNVTLFPEEVIATIFSSAWWVPPCCGTAAAVVGLLYPCIDSRLGEPHKFKREWASVMRCVAVFVGINHASAKLDFANNVQLSLTLAALSLGLWWTFDRSRSGLGLGITIAFLATVITQLLVYNGVYQYTSPDFLYIRSWLPCIFFSGGVTVGNIGRQLAMGVPEKPHSD, from the exons ATGCCCAGACTGGACGACCACCCCTGGAGCGGTCCCTGCGCTAAGGGCGCGAAGCACAGAAGCCACCTGAGGGCCAGTGCCAGAGGGCTGGAGGCCAAAGTGGGAGAAATGATCACCTCCTCAGTGTCAGGCCCCTCTCCCCTGGTGGCCCACAGTGCCCGGGACGCTGACCCGGCTCACGGGCCCGGGAGCGCTGCTGTGGGAGGCCATGGCAGCAGCGGCCACATCACCAGCTGGCATCACCACCTGGTGCAAAGGAGCCTGGTGCTGTTCTCAGTGGGCGTGGTCCTGGCCCTGGTGCTGAACCTGCTGCAGGTCCAAAGGAACGTCACCCTGTTCCCTGAGGAGGTCATCGCCACCATCTTCTCCTCCGCCTGGTGGGTTCCCCCGTGCTGTGGGACAGCAGCTG CTGTCGTCGGCTTGCTTTACCCCTGCATTGACAGTCGCCTTGGAGAGCCACACAAGTTTAAGAGGGAGTGGGCCAGTGTGATGCGCTGTGTCGCAGTTTTTGTTGGTATCAATCACGCCAGTGCT AAATTGGATTTTGCCAATAACGTTCAGCTCTCCTTGACGTTAGCAGCCCTGTCTTTGGGCCTTTGGTGGACATTTGACCGTTCAAGAAGCGGCCTTGGGCTTGGGATCACCATCGCCTTCCTCGCCACTGTGATCACTCAGCTGCTGGTGTACAATGGTGTCTATCA GTACACGTCCCCGGACTTTCTGTACATCCGCTCCTGGCTCCCGTGCATCTTCTTCTCGGGAGGTGTGACCGTGGGAAACATAGGACGACAGCTAGCCATG
- the INSIG1 gene encoding insulin-induced gene 1 protein isoform X1, which translates to MPRLDDHPWSGPCAKGAKHRSHLRASARGLEAKVGEMITSSVSGPSPLVAHSARDADPAHGPGSAAVGGHGSSGHITSWHHHLVQRSLVLFSVGVVLALVLNLLQVQRNVTLFPEEVIATIFSSAWWVPPCCGTAAAVVGLLYPCIDSRLGEPHKFKREWASVMRCVAVFVGINHASAKLDFANNVQLSLTLAALSLGLWWTFDRSRSGLGLGITIAFLATVITQLLVYNGVYQYTSPDFLYIRSWLPCIFFSGGVTVGNIGRQLAMIGLTVQVTPGKQFTCFRAADWEDDHLC; encoded by the exons ATGCCCAGACTGGACGACCACCCCTGGAGCGGTCCCTGCGCTAAGGGCGCGAAGCACAGAAGCCACCTGAGGGCCAGTGCCAGAGGGCTGGAGGCCAAAGTGGGAGAAATGATCACCTCCTCAGTGTCAGGCCCCTCTCCCCTGGTGGCCCACAGTGCCCGGGACGCTGACCCGGCTCACGGGCCCGGGAGCGCTGCTGTGGGAGGCCATGGCAGCAGCGGCCACATCACCAGCTGGCATCACCACCTGGTGCAAAGGAGCCTGGTGCTGTTCTCAGTGGGCGTGGTCCTGGCCCTGGTGCTGAACCTGCTGCAGGTCCAAAGGAACGTCACCCTGTTCCCTGAGGAGGTCATCGCCACCATCTTCTCCTCCGCCTGGTGGGTTCCCCCGTGCTGTGGGACAGCAGCTG CTGTCGTCGGCTTGCTTTACCCCTGCATTGACAGTCGCCTTGGAGAGCCACACAAGTTTAAGAGGGAGTGGGCCAGTGTGATGCGCTGTGTCGCAGTTTTTGTTGGTATCAATCACGCCAGTGCT AAATTGGATTTTGCCAATAACGTTCAGCTCTCCTTGACGTTAGCAGCCCTGTCTTTGGGCCTTTGGTGGACATTTGACCGTTCAAGAAGCGGCCTTGGGCTTGGGATCACCATCGCCTTCCTCGCCACTGTGATCACTCAGCTGCTGGTGTACAATGGTGTCTATCA GTACACGTCCCCGGACTTTCTGTACATCCGCTCCTGGCTCCCGTGCATCTTCTTCTCGGGAGGTGTGACCGTGGGAAACATAGGACGACAGCTAGCCATG
- the INSIG1 gene encoding insulin-induced gene 1 protein isoform X3, which translates to MPRLDDHPWSGPCAKGAKHRSHLRASARGLEAKVGEMITSSVSGPSPLVAHSARDADPAHGPGSAAVGGHGSSGHITSWHHHLVQRSLVLFSVGVVLALVLNLLQVQRNVTLFPEEVIATIFSSAWWVPPCCGTAAAVVGLLYPCIDSRLGEPHKFKREWASVMRCVAVFVGINHASAKLDFANNVQLSLTLAALSLGLWWTFDRSRSGLGLGITIAFLATVITQLLVYNGVYQYTSPDFLYIRSWLPCIFFSGGVTVGNIGRQLAMVQMMLC; encoded by the exons ATGCCCAGACTGGACGACCACCCCTGGAGCGGTCCCTGCGCTAAGGGCGCGAAGCACAGAAGCCACCTGAGGGCCAGTGCCAGAGGGCTGGAGGCCAAAGTGGGAGAAATGATCACCTCCTCAGTGTCAGGCCCCTCTCCCCTGGTGGCCCACAGTGCCCGGGACGCTGACCCGGCTCACGGGCCCGGGAGCGCTGCTGTGGGAGGCCATGGCAGCAGCGGCCACATCACCAGCTGGCATCACCACCTGGTGCAAAGGAGCCTGGTGCTGTTCTCAGTGGGCGTGGTCCTGGCCCTGGTGCTGAACCTGCTGCAGGTCCAAAGGAACGTCACCCTGTTCCCTGAGGAGGTCATCGCCACCATCTTCTCCTCCGCCTGGTGGGTTCCCCCGTGCTGTGGGACAGCAGCTG CTGTCGTCGGCTTGCTTTACCCCTGCATTGACAGTCGCCTTGGAGAGCCACACAAGTTTAAGAGGGAGTGGGCCAGTGTGATGCGCTGTGTCGCAGTTTTTGTTGGTATCAATCACGCCAGTGCT AAATTGGATTTTGCCAATAACGTTCAGCTCTCCTTGACGTTAGCAGCCCTGTCTTTGGGCCTTTGGTGGACATTTGACCGTTCAAGAAGCGGCCTTGGGCTTGGGATCACCATCGCCTTCCTCGCCACTGTGATCACTCAGCTGCTGGTGTACAATGGTGTCTATCA GTACACGTCCCCGGACTTTCTGTACATCCGCTCCTGGCTCCCGTGCATCTTCTTCTCGGGAGGTGTGACCGTGGGAAACATAGGACGACAGCTAGCCATG GTACAGATGATGCTATGCTAG